In Luteitalea sp. TBR-22, one genomic interval encodes:
- a CDS encoding Crp/Fnr family transcriptional regulator, whose protein sequence is MTTDARPSLTTVEKAALLLEVDLFHDVPSDALAELAARMEEGSHAPGDVLLEPGAPDVRLWVVLSGRVRVGREADGATEHGPGAAVGLLALLGVVDDESVIVDEPCRTLSVTPEDYLDALADNPAFALANLRALGRRLRASEGRPTRPPT, encoded by the coding sequence GTGACCACCGACGCCCGCCCGTCGCTCACCACCGTGGAGAAGGCGGCGCTGCTGCTGGAGGTCGACCTGTTCCACGACGTCCCGAGCGACGCGCTCGCCGAACTGGCCGCGCGGATGGAAGAGGGCTCGCACGCGCCCGGTGATGTCCTGCTCGAGCCCGGGGCGCCCGACGTGCGCCTGTGGGTGGTGCTCTCCGGGCGTGTCCGCGTCGGCCGCGAGGCGGATGGTGCGACCGAGCATGGCCCCGGCGCGGCGGTCGGCCTCCTCGCCCTGCTCGGCGTCGTCGACGACGAGTCGGTCATCGTCGACGAGCCATGCCGCACGCTGTCGGTCACGCCCGAGGACTACCTCGATGCCCTGGCCGACAACCCGGCGTTCGCGCTGGCCAATCTCAGGGCACTGGGGCGGCGCTTGCGCGCGAGCGAGGGGCGGCCCACTCGACCGCCCACGTGA
- a CDS encoding multicopper oxidase domain-containing protein: protein MPFPGASFPGRIEVLCVLLLAVATPATAQLPRASANDHRTIAGRMVDGELRVSLEAVKAEWRPRGEDGPVLTAAAFAEPGGVPMAPGPMIRVPAGTPVHVTLRNTLDHPITIRGLGDRSGPPVDGAPPGPAFLRGTFIRLAPGESREVQFTPTEALTSFYTASVQGPPAGRPNGAVLDGVFIVDPAGTPPPSDERVFVISSSGSEGGPSGKIVVNGLSWPFTERLTYTVGDTVRWRVVNLSGIYHPMHLHGFYFNVDARGDGGSETVYAQADRPLVVTDLMPASFSTMRMTWSPSEQGNWLFHCHLIRHMGEPQLFEKDRAAKAAAGHAHASHDMAGLVLGITVRPRPGDVVAEPAPARRLDVWTSTRAGVFREGPEHAFQLQDGAVPAADAPRGSGTTLVLRQGEPTQIVVHNRLPFPLSMHWHGLELRSVYDGVGDWSGTPESPRAPIAPGDSRAVLITPPRAGTFMYHTHGEPGHELSQGLYGGFLVLGPNETFDPVRDRLFLLASRGAVRNAPPAINGQEHLPPQRFAPGQSVRLRFAHISEDEVKTVRLLQAGKEVQWRARAKDGADLPAHQRVDETAKFDLGVGETRDVEWTPTQSGVYVLEVRTEFYPEWGGAQVQRVAFAVGDVTDAAMTTAVRGTELPVVDLDAAARERYLGLFRGAARAGASAPDQARVFLNDGQLFVDESPDGTPKPDIRYLVPLGAHTFAYGRFEDGVIVEADQARRARFVETAGAITAMEISEGNTVVGRLDHVPDVVVPADDLDRLAGAWAPPGGTFALVSTERQGEALTLVFPNGRRRPLIPAGATRFLAPSFQPGAVVEFEVDATGAVAISFRSPGAPPFKMVRKP, encoded by the coding sequence ATGCCTTTTCCCGGCGCCTCCTTCCCCGGGCGCATCGAAGTACTCTGCGTGCTGCTGCTGGCAGTCGCGACGCCTGCCACCGCACAACTGCCGCGCGCCAGCGCCAACGACCATCGCACCATCGCCGGACGCATGGTCGACGGCGAACTCCGCGTCTCGCTCGAGGCAGTGAAGGCCGAATGGCGGCCACGCGGCGAGGACGGCCCGGTCCTGACCGCGGCGGCCTTTGCCGAGCCGGGCGGCGTGCCCATGGCGCCTGGCCCGATGATCCGCGTCCCTGCCGGCACGCCCGTGCACGTCACGCTCCGCAACACCCTCGACCATCCGATCACCATTCGCGGGCTCGGCGATCGCTCCGGCCCCCCCGTCGACGGGGCGCCCCCGGGGCCGGCCTTCCTGCGCGGCACCTTCATCCGCCTCGCGCCCGGCGAGAGCCGTGAGGTCCAGTTCACGCCCACCGAGGCGCTGACGTCGTTCTACACGGCGAGCGTCCAGGGCCCGCCCGCCGGGCGGCCGAACGGCGCCGTGCTCGACGGCGTCTTCATCGTCGATCCTGCTGGCACGCCTCCCCCGAGCGATGAGCGCGTGTTCGTGATCTCGTCCTCCGGAAGCGAGGGCGGCCCCTCCGGCAAGATCGTGGTGAACGGCCTGTCCTGGCCCTTCACCGAGCGACTCACCTACACGGTCGGTGACACGGTCCGCTGGCGCGTCGTCAACCTGTCGGGCATCTACCACCCGATGCACCTGCACGGCTTCTACTTCAACGTCGACGCCCGCGGCGACGGTGGCAGCGAGACGGTCTACGCCCAGGCCGACAGACCGTTGGTCGTGACCGATCTCATGCCGGCGTCGTTCTCCACGATGCGCATGACGTGGTCGCCGTCCGAACAGGGCAACTGGCTGTTCCATTGCCACCTGATCCGGCACATGGGCGAGCCGCAGCTGTTCGAGAAGGATCGCGCGGCCAAGGCGGCGGCCGGGCACGCCCACGCCAGCCATGACATGGCCGGACTGGTCCTGGGGATCACGGTCCGCCCGCGGCCGGGCGACGTGGTGGCCGAGCCCGCGCCGGCGCGCCGCCTGGACGTCTGGACCAGCACGCGCGCAGGCGTGTTCCGCGAAGGCCCCGAGCATGCGTTCCAGCTCCAGGATGGCGCGGTGCCGGCGGCAGACGCGCCGCGCGGCAGCGGCACCACGCTGGTGCTGCGCCAGGGCGAGCCCACGCAGATCGTCGTGCACAACCGGCTGCCGTTCCCGCTCTCGATGCACTGGCACGGGCTCGAATTGCGCAGCGTGTACGACGGCGTCGGCGACTGGAGCGGCACGCCGGAGTCCCCACGCGCGCCGATCGCGCCGGGAGACTCGCGGGCGGTGCTGATCACGCCGCCCCGTGCGGGCACGTTCATGTACCACACGCACGGCGAACCCGGGCACGAGCTGTCGCAAGGCCTGTACGGCGGGTTCCTCGTGCTCGGCCCGAACGAGACGTTCGACCCGGTGCGCGATCGCCTGTTCCTGCTGGCGTCGCGTGGCGCGGTGAGGAACGCCCCGCCCGCCATCAACGGCCAGGAGCACCTGCCGCCGCAACGCTTCGCTCCGGGACAGAGCGTGCGCCTGCGGTTCGCCCACATCAGCGAAGACGAGGTCAAGACCGTGCGGCTGCTGCAGGCCGGCAAGGAAGTGCAGTGGCGCGCCCGCGCCAAGGACGGCGCCGACCTGCCCGCCCACCAGCGCGTGGACGAGACGGCGAAGTTCGACCTGGGCGTCGGCGAAACGCGCGACGTGGAGTGGACGCCCACGCAATCCGGCGTGTACGTCCTCGAGGTGCGCACGGAGTTCTACCCCGAGTGGGGCGGCGCACAGGTCCAGCGCGTCGCCTTCGCCGTGGGCGACGTGACCGACGCCGCGATGACAACCGCCGTCCGCGGCACCGAGCTGCCCGTGGTGGACCTCGATGCCGCCGCGCGCGAGCGCTACCTGGGCCTGTTCCGGGGAGCCGCCCGGGCAGGAGCCTCCGCGCCGGACCAGGCACGGGTCTTCCTCAATGACGGCCAGTTGTTCGTGGACGAGTCGCCGGATGGGACGCCGAAACCCGACATCCGCTACCTCGTGCCGCTCGGGGCCCACACGTTCGCGTACGGGCGCTTCGAGGACGGCGTGATCGTCGAGGCAGACCAGGCGCGTCGCGCGCGATTCGTCGAGACCGCCGGGGCCATCACGGCGATGGAGATCTCGGAAGGCAACACCGTCGTCGGCCGCCTCGACCATGTGCCGGACGTCGTGGTGCCTGCAGACGACCTCGACCGCCTGGCCGGCGCATGGGCGCCACCGGGTGGGACCTTCGCCCTCGTCAGCACGGAACGGCAGGGTGAGGCCCTGACACTCGTCTTCCCCAATGGTCGACGCCGCCCCCTGATCCCCGCCGGGGCGACACGGTTCCTCGCACCCTCGTTCCAACCCGGCGCGGTCGTGGAGTTCGAGGTCGATGCCACGGGAGCGGTGGCCATCTCGTTCCGGTCGCCGGGAGCGCCCCCGTTCAAGATGGTGCGCAAACCATAG
- a CDS encoding NTP/NDP exchange transporter, whose amino-acid sequence MRRATTALRHATRWPEPPDTPAPAIPDRLLRPFGDVRKGEGAATGLLLCTLFLILCGYYVCKTVREPLILATGGAEVKAYASALQAVVLMAAVPAYSRLAARVSRRTLVVALTLFFVVNLEIFWLLGTMGTPMLGVAFFVWVGVFNNAVVAQFWSFANDLHTPERGARLFPVIAAGATLGSPIGAWTAGRLFEAGVPALSLLHLAAALLLLSLGGYLAVDAGRGGTTRPASDAPDGTPRDGFARLARDPYLRLVCLLLLLLNVVNTTGEYILGRAVLAAVEVDPACAAGASREACIGRFFGDYYFWVNVVTVAIQSLLVSRVVRVAGIAGVLLALPMMSLLTYGLVFAGAGFPVFRWMKTLENATDYSAMNTGRQMLWLPTTRADKYAAKQGADTFVVRAGDVLAAGLVLAGTTWMSLDRQGFAGALLVVVAAWSGVAWLLVREYRRRTRAAETANSRSHAADAPAL is encoded by the coding sequence ATGCGACGCGCGACCACGGCGCTGCGCCACGCCACGCGTTGGCCCGAGCCCCCGGACACCCCGGCTCCGGCGATTCCCGATCGCCTCCTCCGCCCCTTCGGCGACGTGCGGAAGGGCGAGGGCGCGGCGACCGGGCTGCTGCTGTGCACGCTGTTCCTCATCCTCTGCGGGTACTACGTGTGCAAGACCGTGCGCGAACCGCTGATCCTCGCCACCGGCGGCGCGGAAGTGAAGGCCTACGCATCGGCGCTGCAGGCGGTGGTGCTGATGGCTGCCGTGCCCGCCTACAGCCGGCTCGCGGCCCGCGTCTCGCGGCGGACGCTCGTGGTCGCGCTCACCCTCTTCTTCGTCGTCAACCTCGAGATCTTCTGGCTGCTCGGCACGATGGGCACGCCGATGCTCGGCGTCGCCTTCTTCGTGTGGGTCGGCGTGTTCAACAACGCCGTCGTGGCGCAGTTCTGGTCGTTCGCCAACGACCTGCACACGCCCGAGCGCGGCGCCCGGCTGTTCCCGGTGATCGCGGCCGGCGCGACGCTCGGCAGCCCGATCGGCGCGTGGACCGCCGGGCGCCTGTTCGAGGCCGGCGTGCCGGCCCTGTCGCTGCTGCACCTGGCGGCGGCGCTGCTCCTGCTCTCGCTCGGCGGCTACCTGGCCGTGGATGCCGGCCGCGGCGGCACGACGCGCCCGGCCAGCGACGCGCCCGACGGGACGCCCCGCGACGGGTTCGCACGCCTGGCCCGTGACCCGTACCTGCGGCTGGTCTGCCTCCTCCTGCTGCTGCTGAACGTCGTCAACACGACGGGCGAGTACATCCTCGGGCGCGCGGTGCTCGCTGCCGTGGAGGTCGATCCCGCGTGCGCCGCTGGCGCGTCGCGCGAGGCCTGCATCGGGCGGTTCTTCGGCGACTACTACTTCTGGGTCAACGTGGTGACGGTCGCCATCCAGAGCCTGCTCGTCTCGCGTGTCGTGCGCGTCGCCGGCATCGCGGGCGTGCTGCTCGCCCTGCCGATGATGTCGCTGTTGACTTACGGACTCGTGTTCGCTGGCGCCGGCTTCCCGGTGTTCCGCTGGATGAAGACGCTGGAGAACGCCACCGACTACTCGGCGATGAACACGGGACGGCAGATGCTGTGGCTGCCGACCACCCGCGCCGACAAGTACGCCGCCAAGCAGGGCGCCGACACGTTCGTGGTGCGCGCCGGCGACGTGCTCGCCGCCGGCCTCGTGCTCGCGGGCACGACCTGGATGTCGTTGGACCGCCAGGGCTTCGCTGGCGCCCTGCTGGTGGTGGTGGCGGCCTGGTCCGGCGTCGCCTGGCTGCTGGTCAGGGAATATCGTCGCCGGACACGAGCGGCCGAAACGGCCAACTCCCGCTCGCACGCCGCCGACGCGCCAGCCCTCTGA
- a CDS encoding BON domain-containing protein, protein MRRNTWMGTAVVLGLVLVAGAGCRNTREGMERDAEHAAEKADQAADRSAAAAREAGRDVSQAADQAADATREAARETADATREAARETARATREGMQEAGEATREGAARAGEMAREGAAATAGAAREAGREARESAASAARTGDAAQQTAQIKSALMADTTIDASDIDVDTEASTRTVILRGRVRTAAEKARAARIAADKAPSYRVTNNLQVGR, encoded by the coding sequence ATGCGGCGCAACACATGGATGGGCACGGCGGTGGTGCTGGGACTGGTGCTGGTCGCGGGCGCGGGCTGCCGCAACACTCGCGAAGGCATGGAGCGCGACGCGGAGCACGCGGCAGAGAAGGCGGATCAGGCCGCAGACCGATCGGCAGCAGCCGCGCGCGAGGCAGGACGTGACGTGTCGCAGGCTGCCGACCAGGCTGCCGACGCGACGCGCGAGGCCGCCCGCGAGACCGCCGATGCGACGCGCGAGGCCGCGCGGGAGACGGCACGCGCGACCCGGGAGGGGATGCAGGAAGCCGGCGAGGCGACGCGCGAAGGGGCGGCGCGGGCGGGCGAGATGGCGCGCGAGGGAGCGGCAGCCACGGCCGGCGCGGCACGCGAGGCCGGCCGTGAGGCGCGCGAGAGCGCCGCGTCGGCGGCGCGCACCGGCGACGCCGCACAGCAGACCGCGCAGATCAAGAGCGCGCTGATGGCCGACACGACGATCGACGCCAGCGACATCGACGTCGACACCGAGGCCAGCACGCGGACGGTCATCCTCCGCGGCCGCGTGCGCACGGCAGCCGAGAAGGCGCGCGCCGCACGCATCGCCGCCGATAAGGCACCCAGCTACCGGGTGACCAACAACCTGCAGGTCGGCCGGTAA
- a CDS encoding phosphatidylserine/phosphatidylglycerophosphate/cardiolipin synthase family protein → MHFLSRDRTRFGPARTRRRRWPWLVALGVAAFLWLLQDPRTLDVRSPVAASDPDFPDYVASLIGAPVTTGESFDVLENGDAIFPAMLDAIASAKRRISFESFIYADGQVSSRFTQAFVAAALRGVEVRIVLDGYGSSDLPAESVRMLEAAGARVVWFNKLRAWSLDRVNYRTHRKVLVVDGSVAFTGGVGLADHWQGDSQDPDHWRDMQIRVRGPAVRALEASFYENWIESGGAEAPRLDPEPAERPDPTPARTLVAWSNFSGGASNVKLLYLLSIAGARRTIDIQSPYVVLDSTLQQALARARSRGVRVRVLTDGEHTDAGPVKAASRADYDTLLAQGVRIAEFAPTMMHVKAMTIDDVWSVVGTANLDNRSLELNDELVVAVQDAGLAGRLHASFERDLGRSTMLDLATWRRRGLWRRAQEQFWSLFAELF, encoded by the coding sequence GTGCATTTCCTTTCCCGTGATCGCACCCGCTTCGGGCCCGCCCGGACCCGTCGCCGCCGATGGCCCTGGCTGGTGGCGCTCGGCGTGGCGGCGTTCCTCTGGCTGCTGCAGGATCCCCGCACGCTCGACGTGCGCAGTCCGGTGGCGGCAAGCGACCCCGACTTCCCCGACTACGTGGCATCCCTGATTGGCGCGCCGGTGACCACCGGGGAGTCCTTCGACGTCCTCGAGAACGGCGACGCCATCTTCCCGGCGATGCTCGACGCCATCGCGAGCGCCAAGCGACGGATCAGCTTCGAGAGCTTCATCTACGCCGACGGACAGGTCAGCTCGAGGTTCACGCAGGCGTTCGTCGCGGCGGCGCTGCGCGGCGTCGAGGTGCGTATCGTGCTCGACGGCTACGGCTCGAGCGACCTGCCCGCCGAGTCGGTCCGCATGCTCGAGGCGGCCGGCGCCCGCGTCGTGTGGTTCAACAAACTGCGCGCCTGGTCGCTCGACCGCGTGAACTACCGCACGCATCGCAAGGTGCTCGTCGTCGACGGCAGCGTCGCGTTCACGGGCGGCGTGGGCCTGGCCGACCACTGGCAGGGCGATTCGCAGGACCCGGATCACTGGCGTGACATGCAGATCCGGGTGCGCGGCCCGGCCGTGCGGGCCCTCGAGGCCTCGTTCTACGAGAACTGGATCGAGTCGGGCGGCGCCGAAGCACCACGACTCGATCCCGAACCTGCCGAGCGGCCAGATCCCACGCCGGCCCGCACCCTGGTGGCCTGGAGCAACTTCTCCGGCGGCGCCAGCAACGTGAAGCTGCTGTACCTGCTGTCGATCGCAGGGGCGCGCCGGACGATCGACATCCAGTCGCCGTACGTGGTGCTCGACAGCACGCTGCAGCAGGCGCTGGCCCGGGCCAGGAGCCGGGGCGTACGCGTGCGCGTGCTCACCGACGGCGAGCACACCGACGCGGGCCCGGTGAAGGCGGCAAGCCGCGCCGACTACGACACGCTGCTGGCGCAGGGCGTCCGTATCGCCGAGTTCGCCCCGACGATGATGCACGTCAAGGCGATGACCATCGACGACGTGTGGTCGGTGGTCGGCACGGCCAACCTCGACAACCGATCACTCGAGCTCAACGACGAACTCGTGGTCGCCGTGCAGGATGCCGGACTCGCCGGGCGCCTCCACGCCTCGTTCGAACGGGACCTCGGCCGCAGCACGATGCTCGACCTCGCCACCTGGCGACGGCGCGGGCTCTGGCGCCGCGCGCAGGAACAGTTCTGGAGCCTGTTCGCCGAGCTCTTCTGA
- a CDS encoding TldD/PmbA family protein — MDRRRFVQSVMAVGAASAVRPPLLWGQGADALRDLADAALATARKAGATYADIRINRYRNQFLFTRDRRVDNIVDTEDYGFGVRVIVDGTWGFASSSLVSKEEIARIASQAVAIARANRAINAEQVRLAPVPAYDATWNTPVKRNPFDVPLQAKLDLLLQVHEEALKVPGASFVSASMQFVNEQKYFASTEGSHIEQSLIRTYPSFNVTSVDKTTGRFYSRRALTSPMGMGYEYVESYPLLQEARVAAEEAVATHKAKPAPAGSKALILHPSNLWLTIHESVGHSTELDRALGYEANLAGTSFLTTDKLGTFTFGSPIVNLVADKTQEHGMATCGYDDDGVKTTRWHLVKDGTFVDYQTTRDQAALIGQSASHGCSYADSWGSVPFQRMPNVSLEPGTRDLSEADIIGATEDGVYVKGDGSYSIDHQRYNFQFSGQTFWEVKKGKITTQLRDLAYQSNTPEFWKACDLLGGRSTYQLGGAFTDGKGQPMQINSVSHGCPIARFAGVTILNTGR, encoded by the coding sequence ATCGATCGTCGACGATTCGTGCAGTCCGTCATGGCCGTCGGTGCGGCCTCCGCGGTGCGACCGCCGCTGCTCTGGGGACAGGGCGCCGACGCGCTCCGTGACCTGGCCGATGCGGCACTGGCGACCGCGCGCAAGGCCGGCGCCACCTACGCCGACATCCGCATCAACCGCTATCGCAACCAGTTCCTGTTCACCAGGGACCGGCGCGTCGACAACATCGTCGACACCGAGGACTACGGGTTCGGCGTGCGGGTCATCGTCGACGGCACGTGGGGCTTTGCCAGCAGCAGCCTGGTGTCCAAGGAGGAGATCGCGCGCATCGCCTCACAGGCGGTGGCGATCGCGAGGGCCAATCGCGCCATCAACGCCGAGCAGGTGCGCCTGGCACCGGTGCCGGCCTACGACGCGACGTGGAACACACCCGTGAAGCGGAACCCGTTCGACGTGCCGCTGCAGGCCAAGCTCGACCTGCTGCTGCAGGTGCACGAGGAGGCGCTCAAGGTGCCGGGCGCGAGCTTCGTGTCGGCGTCGATGCAGTTCGTCAACGAGCAGAAGTACTTTGCCTCGACCGAGGGCTCGCACATCGAGCAGTCGCTGATCCGGACCTATCCGTCGTTCAACGTGACGTCGGTCGACAAGACGACCGGCAGGTTCTACTCGCGTCGCGCCCTGACCTCGCCGATGGGCATGGGTTACGAGTACGTGGAGTCGTATCCGCTGCTGCAGGAGGCGCGGGTGGCGGCCGAGGAGGCCGTGGCGACCCACAAGGCCAAGCCGGCGCCGGCGGGCTCGAAGGCGTTGATCCTGCACCCGTCGAACCTGTGGCTCACGATTCACGAGTCGGTCGGTCACTCCACCGAGCTCGATCGCGCCCTGGGCTACGAGGCCAACCTCGCGGGCACCAGTTTCCTCACCACCGACAAGCTGGGCACCTTCACGTTCGGATCGCCGATCGTCAACCTCGTGGCCGACAAGACGCAGGAACACGGCATGGCCACCTGTGGCTACGACGACGATGGGGTCAAGACGACGCGCTGGCACCTGGTGAAGGACGGCACGTTCGTCGACTACCAGACCACGCGCGACCAGGCGGCGCTCATCGGTCAGTCGGCCTCGCACGGCTGCAGCTACGCCGACAGCTGGGGCTCGGTGCCTTTCCAGCGCATGCCCAATGTCTCGCTCGAGCCCGGCACCAGGGACCTGAGTGAAGCCGACATCATCGGCGCCACCGAGGACGGCGTCTACGTGAAGGGCGACGGCAGCTACAGCATCGACCACCAGCGGTACAACTTCCAGTTCAGCGGTCAGACGTTCTGGGAAGTGAAGAAGGGGAAAATCACGACGCAGTTGCGCGACCTCGCCTATCAGTCGAACACGCCGGAGTTCTGGAAGGCCTGCGACCTGCTGGGCGGCAGGTCGACCTATCAGCTCGGCGGCGCCTTCACCGACGGCAAGGGCCAGCCGATGCAGATCAACTCGGTCAGCCACGGGTGCCCGATCGCACGGTTCGCCGGCGTCACCATCCTCAACACGGGGCGATGA
- a CDS encoding TldD/PmbA family protein, which translates to MSMIWTREQAKALTDRVLSLSKAEQTFVAVSGSDRANVRFARNTATTAGATSGVSLAITSRFGKRSGTVTTAQFDDASLQRALRAAEEIAKVSPENPEAMPFLGAQTYSPVNAYFDDVAAATPEWRASTVETAIARSKQKGVVSAGFVETQMAMQAVASSQGLFAYDRFTAADYNLTSRTTDGSGSGWASKSFNQLRLLDPAALAEAAIGKAAMAANPTGIEPGTYTVVLEPAAVADLLAFMLFSADARQADEGRSVFSKKGGGNRVGEQILGDSIRIYSDPSHPLAPSLCFDNEGLPIARQSWVEKGVLQDLSYSRFWAQKMGKKPTAGPANVIMDGGSSTMADLIAGTDRGLLVTRFWYVRPLDPQSLLLTGLTRDGLFLIEKGEVTRPVRNMRWNESPIVALNNVEAMTPAERAVSGEGIGGAGLALVCPAARIKEFRFTSASDAV; encoded by the coding sequence ATGAGCATGATCTGGACCAGGGAACAGGCCAAGGCCCTCACCGACCGCGTGCTGTCGCTGAGCAAGGCCGAGCAGACCTTCGTGGCAGTGAGCGGCAGCGATCGCGCCAACGTGCGCTTCGCGCGCAACACCGCCACTACCGCTGGCGCGACGTCGGGCGTGAGCCTGGCGATCACGTCGCGCTTCGGCAAGCGGTCGGGCACGGTCACCACCGCCCAGTTCGACGATGCGAGCCTGCAGCGGGCACTGCGAGCCGCGGAGGAGATCGCCAAGGTGTCGCCGGAGAATCCCGAGGCGATGCCGTTCCTCGGCGCGCAGACCTACTCGCCCGTGAACGCCTACTTCGACGACGTCGCGGCGGCGACCCCCGAGTGGCGCGCCTCGACGGTCGAGACGGCGATCGCGCGGAGCAAGCAGAAGGGCGTCGTGTCGGCGGGCTTCGTCGAGACGCAGATGGCCATGCAGGCGGTCGCGAGCTCGCAGGGGCTGTTCGCCTACGACCGGTTCACCGCTGCCGACTACAACCTCACGTCGCGCACGACCGACGGGTCGGGATCGGGATGGGCCTCGAAGTCCTTCAACCAGTTGCGCCTGCTCGACCCGGCCGCACTCGCCGAGGCTGCCATCGGCAAGGCGGCGATGGCCGCCAACCCCACGGGCATCGAGCCCGGCACCTACACGGTGGTGCTCGAGCCGGCGGCCGTTGCCGATCTGCTGGCCTTCATGCTCTTCTCGGCCGACGCGCGGCAGGCCGACGAGGGCCGCAGCGTCTTCTCGAAGAAGGGCGGCGGCAACCGGGTCGGCGAACAGATCCTCGGCGACAGCATCCGCATCTACTCGGACCCCTCGCATCCGCTCGCGCCCTCGCTCTGCTTCGACAACGAGGGGCTGCCGATCGCGCGGCAGTCGTGGGTCGAGAAGGGCGTGTTGCAGGACCTGTCGTACTCGCGGTTCTGGGCCCAGAAGATGGGCAAGAAGCCGACGGCCGGCCCGGCCAACGTGATCATGGACGGCGGCTCGTCCACCATGGCCGACCTCATCGCCGGCACCGACCGCGGGTTGCTCGTCACGCGGTTCTGGTACGTCAGGCCCCTGGACCCACAGTCGCTGCTGCTCACGGGCCTGACGCGCGACGGCCTGTTCCTGATCGAGAAGGGAGAGGTCACCCGTCCGGTGCGGAACATGCGGTGGAACGAGAGCCCCATCGTCGCGCTGAACAACGTCGAGGCGATGACGCCGGCCGAGCGCGCCGTGAGCGGCGAAGGCATCGGCGGGGCGGGCCTGGCACTGGTGTGCCCGGCCGCCCGCATCAAGGAGTTCAGGTTCACGAGCGCGTCGGACGCCGTGTAG
- the mddA gene encoding methanethiol S-methyltransferase has translation MVKRSAVLVYGVLAYLLFFVTFLHAIAFVGGFVVPRQIDGEPGQPLGLALAIDLCLLSVFAVQHSVMARPWFKAWLTRFIPREIERSTYVACASLALQLLFWQWQPLGGRVWEVEDPAGRAALWTGFASGWGLVLVVTFLINHFDLFGLRQVWLAFRGTPYTRVPFTMPGPYRMVRHPLYLGFLLAFWMTPTMTATHLFFAAVTTAYILVAIQFEERDLIAEHGETYQAYRSRVPMIVPGRTSRATMPTAGGAATPGPSATEAAIRERRKAHANDATAAF, from the coding sequence ATGGTCAAGCGTTCCGCAGTCCTCGTGTACGGTGTGCTGGCATACCTGTTGTTCTTCGTCACGTTCCTCCACGCCATCGCCTTCGTCGGCGGCTTCGTGGTCCCCAGGCAGATCGACGGCGAGCCCGGCCAGCCGCTCGGGCTGGCGCTGGCGATCGACCTGTGCCTGCTGTCGGTGTTCGCCGTGCAGCACAGCGTCATGGCGCGCCCCTGGTTCAAGGCGTGGTTGACCCGGTTCATCCCCAGGGAGATCGAGCGGTCCACGTACGTGGCCTGCGCCAGCCTGGCCCTGCAGTTGCTCTTCTGGCAGTGGCAGCCGCTCGGCGGACGCGTGTGGGAGGTGGAAGATCCCGCAGGAAGAGCCGCGCTGTGGACGGGCTTCGCCTCGGGGTGGGGCCTCGTGCTCGTGGTGACCTTCCTGATCAATCACTTCGACCTGTTCGGCCTGCGGCAGGTCTGGCTGGCGTTCCGGGGTACGCCCTACACGCGCGTCCCCTTCACCATGCCCGGCCCCTACCGGATGGTGCGTCACCCGCTGTACCTCGGCTTCCTGCTGGCGTTCTGGATGACGCCGACCATGACGGCCACGCACCTGTTCTTCGCGGCCGTGACGACGGCATACATCCTGGTGGCGATCCAGTTCGAGGAGCGGGACCTGATCGCCGAGCACGGCGAGACCTACCAGGCGTATCGATCCCGCGTGCCGATGATCGTGCCAGGGCGCACGTCACGCGCCACCATGCCGACAGCCGGCGGAGCGGCGACGCCCGGACCCTCGGCGACCGAGGCGGCCATCCGGGAACGCCGGAAGGCGCACGCCAACGACGCCACTGCCGCCTTCTGA
- a CDS encoding ECF-type sigma factor, producing MDVAVATPASGHDGRVADDLFSSLYQELHRLARREVHRRGALGGLGVTTLLHEAYLAMSSREGATFVDHARFMGYAARVMRGLIVDDIRRRRALKHGGDVHITALDTSYGASLAGPADIVRLGDALDELASIDPLLAEVVELKFFCGFSFVEIAAMRGVSERTIQRAWEKGRLFLHSALVSGEPGAGDAQAAADA from the coding sequence ATGGATGTCGCAGTCGCCACCCCAGCCAGCGGACACGACGGGCGTGTCGCCGACGACCTGTTCAGCTCGCTGTACCAGGAGCTGCACCGGCTCGCGCGGCGGGAGGTGCATCGTCGGGGCGCGCTCGGTGGCCTCGGGGTGACCACCCTGCTGCACGAGGCTTACCTCGCCATGTCGTCGCGCGAGGGGGCGACCTTCGTCGATCACGCACGCTTCATGGGCTATGCCGCACGGGTGATGCGTGGCCTGATCGTCGACGACATCCGCCGTCGACGCGCGCTCAAGCACGGCGGCGACGTCCACATCACCGCGCTCGACACCTCGTATGGCGCGAGCCTGGCCGGCCCGGCCGACATCGTGCGCCTCGGCGATGCGCTCGACGAGCTCGCGTCGATCGACCCGCTGCTCGCCGAGGTGGTGGAACTGAAGTTCTTCTGCGGCTTCTCCTTCGTCGAGATCGCCGCGATGCGGGGCGTGTCGGAGCGGACCATCCAGCGCGCCTGGGAGAAGGGGCGGCTCTTCCTCCACAGCGCCCTCGTCAGCGGGGAGCCGGGAGCAGGCGATGCGCAGGCCGCCGCTGACGCCTGA